The Peribacillus sp. FSL E2-0218 genome contains a region encoding:
- the pyrF gene encoding orotidine-5'-phosphate decarboxylase produces the protein MKQSLIIALDFPDVIQTERFLSQFPSEKLALKVGMELFYQNGPSIISSIKEQGHDVFLDLKLHDIPNTVKMAMTGLATLGADMVNVHAAGGQRMMEAAIEGLDRGTRAGKKRPLCIGVTQLTSTSQEQMNSEQNIAGSLEDSVLHYASLTQQAGLDGVVCSTHEVKNIHERIGQEFLTVTPGIRSAGGQTHDQKRIATPEQARGFGADAIVVGRAITGAKDPLKAYLDMKAAWEGISC, from the coding sequence ATGAAGCAGTCGCTAATTATCGCCCTTGATTTTCCCGATGTCATTCAGACGGAACGATTCCTGAGTCAGTTCCCGTCGGAAAAATTGGCATTGAAAGTAGGGATGGAACTATTTTACCAAAATGGACCGTCCATCATTTCCTCCATAAAGGAACAGGGCCACGATGTGTTTCTGGATTTGAAGCTGCATGACATTCCAAATACGGTCAAAATGGCCATGACAGGTTTGGCAACATTAGGTGCTGATATGGTCAATGTACATGCAGCTGGCGGTCAAAGGATGATGGAGGCGGCAATAGAGGGCTTGGATAGGGGAACGCGTGCAGGGAAAAAACGTCCGTTATGCATCGGAGTTACCCAACTGACAAGCACGTCACAGGAACAAATGAACAGTGAACAAAACATTGCAGGATCTCTGGAGGATTCGGTTCTCCATTATGCAAGTCTTACTCAACAGGCAGGATTGGATGGCGTTGTTTGTTCCACTCATGAGGTAAAGAACATACATGAACGCATCGGCCAAGAATTCTTAACGGTCACACCTGGAATCAGAAGTGCAGGCGGACAGACGCATGATCAAAAGAGAATTGCTACGCCTGAACAGGCAAGGGGCTTTGGAGCGGATGCCATCGTTGTAGGGAGAGCGATAACGGGGGCGAAGGATCCATTGAAGGCGTATTTGGATATGAAAGCAGCTTGGGAGGGAATATCATGTTAA
- the pyrE gene encoding orotate phosphoribosyltransferase has translation MLNETIAEHLLEIKAVYLQPNDPFTWASGIQSPIYCDNRLTLSYPKVRTVIAEGLKELIEQHFPEAELIAGTATAGIPHAAWVSDKLNAPMCYVRSKAKEHGKGNQIEGRAVPGQKVVVVEDLISTGGSVITAVNALKEAGCDVLGVVSIFTYELEKGKEKFSAEGITNHSLSDYSTLIKVANEKGYITAEELEKLKKWRENPADTAWISA, from the coding sequence ATGTTAAACGAAACGATAGCCGAACATCTATTGGAAATAAAAGCAGTGTACCTGCAGCCAAATGATCCATTCACTTGGGCATCAGGTATTCAATCACCGATTTATTGCGACAACCGCTTAACCCTTTCTTACCCGAAGGTACGCACGGTAATTGCGGAAGGCTTGAAGGAATTGATTGAGCAGCATTTCCCTGAAGCCGAGCTGATTGCAGGCACCGCTACTGCCGGCATCCCGCATGCAGCCTGGGTGAGCGACAAATTAAACGCTCCGATGTGCTATGTTCGCTCTAAAGCGAAAGAGCATGGAAAGGGCAATCAAATTGAAGGCAGAGCCGTTCCGGGACAAAAAGTGGTGGTTGTGGAAGATTTAATTTCAACCGGCGGCAGTGTAATTACGGCTGTTAACGCGCTTAAAGAAGCTGGATGTGATGTTCTTGGAGTCGTTTCGATCTTTACGTACGAATTGGAAAAGGGAAAAGAAAAGTTCAGTGCTGAAGGCATCACAAATCATTCCTTGAGCGACTATTCAACCTTGATCAAGGTCGCTAATGAAAAAGGATACATCACTGCGGAAGAATTGGAAAAGCTTAAAAAGTGGCGCGAGAATCCGGCAGATACAGCTTGGATTTCAGCATGA
- a CDS encoding NFACT RNA binding domain-containing protein: MSFDGLFTKAMTEEIASILKGGRINKVHQPYKNEVILVVRAGGKNHKLLLSAHPSYSRVQLTEESYENPKEAPMFCMLLRKHLEGYTIEDIYQYELDRMIILEVKGRNELGDVSQKQLIIEIMGRHSNIVLVDKERNMILDSIKHVSYAVNSYRAILPGQEYKVPPAQEKVNPFEATEEDIRKNLDFNAGRLDRQLVASFSGISPLVAKEAVYRAGLANSTTLPVAFSSLIKEISVQKYTPTIKQDGNKEVFYMLPLEHLGETQRSFPSLSEMLDRYYFGKAERDRVKQKSQDVERFISNEIEKNSKKIGKLERTLKDTERGEQYQLFGELLTANLYQMKKGMKEIEVVNYYDEGQGTITIPLDPLKNPSDNAQKYFSKYLKSKNAVGVVQEQIEKTKLELSYFEALHQQLQSASPRDIEEIREELQEEGYIRQKKKKGMKKPANAKPQLETYYATDGDLIFVGKNNKQNDYLTNKFARRDEIWLHTKDIPGSHVVIRNESPSEETIKEAAVLAAFFSKAKQSSSVPVDFTQVRHVKKPNGSKPGFVIYDQQQTVYITPDADTVIRLKEAVKA; encoded by the coding sequence ATGTCATTCGATGGATTATTTACAAAAGCGATGACCGAAGAAATCGCTTCTATATTAAAAGGCGGTCGGATCAACAAGGTACATCAACCATACAAAAATGAAGTGATATTGGTGGTTCGTGCAGGAGGGAAGAACCATAAGCTCCTCTTATCAGCACATCCAAGCTATTCAAGAGTGCAATTGACGGAAGAAAGTTATGAAAATCCAAAAGAGGCACCCATGTTCTGCATGCTTCTTCGAAAACATCTCGAAGGTTATACAATAGAAGATATTTATCAATATGAACTCGATCGGATGATTATATTGGAGGTGAAGGGCCGCAATGAACTGGGGGATGTCTCCCAAAAGCAATTAATCATTGAAATCATGGGCCGGCACAGCAACATTGTGCTAGTCGATAAAGAACGGAACATGATATTGGACAGCATTAAGCATGTCTCATACGCCGTGAACAGTTACAGAGCCATATTGCCAGGCCAGGAATATAAGGTCCCTCCTGCCCAGGAGAAGGTTAATCCCTTCGAGGCCACCGAGGAAGATATCAGGAAAAACCTGGATTTCAATGCAGGAAGACTTGACCGACAGCTTGTCGCCAGCTTTTCAGGAATATCACCTTTAGTAGCCAAGGAAGCCGTCTACCGGGCTGGATTGGCAAACAGCACCACCCTTCCTGTCGCTTTTTCAAGCCTGATCAAAGAGATATCGGTACAAAAATATACTCCGACGATTAAACAAGACGGAAATAAAGAAGTTTTTTATATGCTTCCACTTGAACACCTGGGTGAAACACAACGGTCGTTCCCTTCATTAAGCGAAATGCTAGACAGATATTACTTCGGCAAGGCCGAACGAGATCGGGTTAAGCAGAAGAGCCAGGATGTGGAACGTTTCATTTCCAACGAAATAGAAAAGAATTCAAAAAAAATCGGGAAGCTCGAGCGTACGTTGAAAGATACGGAACGCGGGGAACAGTATCAATTATTCGGTGAGCTGCTTACAGCTAATCTTTATCAAATGAAAAAAGGCATGAAGGAGATTGAAGTCGTCAATTATTATGATGAGGGGCAAGGTACGATAACGATTCCGCTTGACCCGTTAAAAAATCCATCCGATAATGCGCAAAAGTACTTCTCCAAATACCTAAAGTCCAAAAATGCGGTCGGAGTGGTCCAAGAACAAATCGAAAAGACAAAATTGGAATTATCCTACTTCGAGGCCTTGCACCAGCAGCTTCAATCAGCTTCGCCCCGGGATATAGAGGAAATACGCGAAGAGCTTCAGGAAGAAGGCTACATCCGCCAAAAAAAGAAAAAAGGCATGAAAAAACCCGCCAATGCCAAACCGCAGCTTGAAACCTATTATGCTACCGATGGGGATCTCATTTTTGTCGGAAAGAATAATAAACAAAATGACTATTTAACGAATAAATTTGCACGCCGGGACGAAATCTGGCTTCATACGAAAGACATCCCTGGATCACATGTCGTGATCCGAAATGAATCACCGAGCGAAGAAACGATAAAAGAGGCAGCCGTGTTGGCAGCATTTTTCAGTAAAGCCAAGCAATCGAGCTCCGTTCCCGTTGACTTTACACAAGTCCGCCATGTAAAGAAACCGAACGGGTCCAAGCCAGGCTTCGTTATCTATGACCAGCAGCAGACCGTATATATTACACCGGATGCCGATACCGTCATTCGCTTAAAGGAAGCGGTAAAAGCCTAA
- a CDS encoding calcium-translocating P-type ATPase, SERCA-type encodes MEFKEMNNQEMEKALQTNVTHGLDDDEVKDRLQKHGFNELKEGEKQSAILLFFAQFKDFMVIVLLAATLVSGILGEYIDAIAIMAIVFLNGLLGFFQERKAEKSLDALKEMAAPQVNVLRDGRWLKVPSREVVVGDILKFSSGDRIGADLRIVDHSSLEIEESALTGESLPAVKCSDPLMNEVEGIGDQENMAFMGTMVTRGNGVGIVIATGMNTAMGKIADLLQTAETKETPLQRRLEQLGKILIITALILTVIVVLTGVIQGHDLYTMFLAGVSLAVAAIPEGLPAIVTVALSLGVQRMIKQKAIVRKLPAVETLGCATVICSDKTGTLTQNKMTVTKVWSGGKTWDVTGTGYNPVGEFSLRGVAVAPKNHNALLQIITFGMLCNKAELNEKGKQHVLDGDPTEGAMLVAAMKAGLTRENLAKRFTIVKEFPFDSSRKMMSVIVKDEKDNHFVIVKGAPDVLIAQCDTILWEDRSEILNRESKARVQQDMNELASQALRMIAVGYKPLPKGTILLHETEAERNLTFMGLQGMIDPPRPEVKLAVKECRDAGIKTVMITGDHVITAKAIAKELGILKGKDLVLEGRQLADMEVGELEEIVESVSVFARVSPEHKLKIVKALQNKGHVVAMTGDGVNDAPAIKSADIGISMGITGTDVAKEASSLILVDDNFATIKSAINEGRNIYENIRKFIRYLLASNVGEILVMFFAMLCALPLPLIPIQILFVNLVTDGLPAMALGLDSAEEDVMKRNPRNANEGVFGRGLGWKIISRGFLIGISTLIAFYVVYRANPENLAYAQTIAFATLVLAQLIHVFDCRSERSIFSRNPFGNMYLVGAVLSSLLLMLAVMYVEPLQTIFHTVPISGRDWLLVIGMASIPTFLLAGTFLARKAQ; translated from the coding sequence ATGGAGTTTAAGGAAATGAACAATCAAGAAATGGAAAAAGCGCTTCAAACAAACGTTACACACGGTTTGGACGATGATGAAGTAAAGGACAGGCTGCAGAAGCATGGGTTCAACGAATTGAAGGAAGGTGAAAAGCAGTCAGCCATACTTTTATTTTTTGCTCAATTCAAGGATTTCATGGTCATCGTATTACTAGCCGCGACTTTAGTATCCGGGATATTGGGTGAATATATTGATGCGATTGCCATCATGGCGATTGTTTTTTTAAATGGATTACTTGGTTTCTTTCAAGAACGAAAGGCTGAAAAATCACTCGATGCGCTGAAGGAAATGGCAGCTCCGCAAGTGAATGTACTTAGGGATGGCCGGTGGTTGAAGGTCCCTTCACGAGAGGTGGTCGTGGGGGATATCCTGAAATTTTCAAGCGGTGACAGGATAGGGGCCGATTTGCGGATCGTCGACCATTCAAGCCTTGAAATCGAAGAATCGGCACTTACAGGTGAATCGCTTCCAGCCGTTAAATGTTCCGATCCATTGATGAATGAGGTCGAAGGGATCGGCGATCAGGAAAATATGGCTTTTATGGGTACGATGGTCACAAGAGGGAATGGTGTGGGAATCGTCATCGCGACGGGAATGAATACGGCAATGGGGAAGATTGCCGACTTGCTGCAGACTGCAGAAACAAAAGAAACACCTCTGCAACGGCGCCTGGAGCAGCTAGGGAAAATATTGATCATCACCGCCTTGATATTGACGGTCATTGTCGTCCTGACCGGCGTCATTCAAGGGCATGACCTTTATACGATGTTTTTAGCCGGTGTATCCCTTGCGGTTGCCGCGATTCCGGAAGGTTTGCCTGCCATCGTGACTGTCGCCTTGTCCTTGGGCGTCCAGCGCATGATCAAACAAAAAGCGATTGTCCGCAAGCTTCCTGCTGTTGAAACGCTTGGATGCGCTACCGTGATTTGCTCAGATAAGACAGGTACACTTACGCAAAACAAGATGACGGTTACGAAAGTTTGGAGCGGGGGGAAAACATGGGATGTCACAGGCACTGGATATAATCCGGTCGGTGAGTTTTCCTTGAGGGGGGTTGCGGTTGCACCGAAAAACCATAATGCCCTGCTTCAGATCATTACGTTCGGGATGCTCTGTAACAAGGCCGAGTTAAATGAGAAGGGAAAACAACATGTACTGGACGGAGATCCGACAGAAGGGGCCATGTTGGTCGCGGCGATGAAAGCGGGCTTGACGAGGGAGAACCTTGCCAAAAGGTTTACGATCGTGAAGGAGTTTCCCTTCGACTCAAGCCGCAAAATGATGAGTGTGATCGTCAAGGATGAAAAAGATAATCATTTCGTCATCGTTAAAGGGGCCCCTGATGTATTGATCGCCCAGTGTGATACGATTCTGTGGGAAGACAGATCGGAAATATTGAATCGCGAAAGTAAGGCAAGGGTACAGCAGGATATGAATGAGCTTGCTTCACAGGCACTTCGGATGATTGCTGTCGGTTATAAACCCCTTCCGAAAGGAACGATTCTTCTTCACGAAACGGAAGCTGAGCGTAATTTGACCTTCATGGGACTTCAAGGCATGATCGATCCGCCGCGTCCGGAAGTGAAGCTGGCTGTCAAGGAATGCCGGGATGCCGGAATAAAAACCGTCATGATTACTGGCGATCATGTCATCACCGCAAAGGCAATAGCTAAAGAACTTGGCATCTTAAAAGGAAAAGACCTTGTACTTGAAGGGCGGCAATTGGCTGACATGGAAGTAGGGGAACTTGAAGAAATAGTTGAAAGTGTTTCGGTATTTGCCCGTGTTTCCCCTGAACATAAATTGAAAATCGTAAAGGCCCTCCAAAATAAAGGACATGTCGTAGCGATGACTGGTGATGGCGTCAATGATGCCCCTGCGATAAAATCTGCGGATATTGGCATATCGATGGGCATTACCGGGACGGATGTTGCCAAGGAGGCATCCTCCCTGATATTGGTCGATGATAATTTTGCAACGATTAAATCTGCAATCAATGAAGGCCGGAACATATATGAAAACATCAGGAAGTTCATCCGCTATCTGCTTGCTTCCAATGTCGGGGAAATTTTGGTCATGTTTTTTGCGATGTTATGTGCCTTGCCCCTTCCGTTGATTCCGATCCAAATCTTGTTCGTGAATCTTGTTACCGACGGGCTTCCTGCCATGGCATTGGGCCTCGATTCGGCTGAAGAAGATGTCATGAAACGAAACCCGCGAAATGCCAACGAGGGCGTTTTTGGCAGAGGGCTTGGCTGGAAGATCATCTCGCGCGGTTTCCTGATAGGGATATCAACGCTGATCGCCTTTTATGTCGTATATCGGGCAAACCCCGAAAACCTGGCATATGCACAAACGATTGCGTTCGCTACCCTGGTTCTTGCCCAGCTCATACATGTTTTTGATTGCAGGAGTGAACGGTCGATTTTCTCTAGAAACCCGTTCGGTAACATGTACCTGGTTGGGGCGGTCCTGTCTTCGTTGTTATTGATGCTTGCAGTCATGTATGTAGAGCCATTGCAAACGATCTTCCACACAGTGCCTATTTCAGGAAGGGATTGGCTATTGGTGATAGGAATGGCTTCCATCCCAACTTTTTTATTGGCCGGAACCTTTTTAGCAAGAAAAGCACAGTGA
- a CDS encoding YicC/YloC family endoribonuclease, with the protein MVTSMTGYGREESGNGQVKVFAEIKTVNHRFCEYTIRMPRQLLILEEKVKKKANQYIRRGRVEIFITVEGESLVSKKVKVDWDLADQYVDLMAKVKDTYKLESSITLQDMLQLESIFMTEEVPMVPHDLEASLLKAVSGALDNLKTMRAHEGQELAVDMVNQLNRFREIIAGVKNHAPRVVEKYKARLETKLADLTDGLIEDSRIVTEAAIFADRCDINEELTRLESHVQQFSATLSENEPIGRKLDFLVQEMNREVNTIGSKANDSLITKDVVEMKSLLEKLKEQVQNIE; encoded by the coding sequence ATGGTTACCAGCATGACGGGCTATGGAAGAGAAGAATCGGGAAACGGACAGGTCAAGGTCTTTGCCGAGATAAAGACGGTGAATCATCGCTTTTGTGAATATACGATTAGAATGCCGCGCCAGCTTTTGATTTTGGAAGAAAAAGTTAAGAAAAAGGCGAATCAATACATAAGAAGGGGACGGGTGGAAATCTTCATTACAGTGGAAGGTGAGAGCCTCGTTTCCAAAAAAGTGAAGGTCGATTGGGATCTTGCCGATCAGTATGTAGATTTGATGGCCAAGGTCAAGGACACATACAAACTGGAAAGCTCCATTACATTACAGGATATGCTTCAGCTTGAATCGATTTTCATGACGGAAGAAGTGCCTATGGTCCCTCATGATTTGGAAGCTTCATTATTGAAGGCTGTTTCGGGAGCCTTGGATAACCTGAAAACAATGCGGGCACACGAAGGGCAGGAGCTGGCCGTGGACATGGTCAACCAGCTTAATAGGTTTCGAGAAATTATCGCAGGCGTCAAAAACCATGCGCCTAGAGTCGTCGAGAAATACAAAGCCCGCTTGGAAACCAAATTGGCCGATTTAACGGATGGGCTGATTGAGGATAGCAGAATTGTGACAGAAGCGGCCATTTTCGCTGATAGATGTGATATAAATGAAGAGCTTACGAGGCTTGAAAGCCATGTCCAGCAATTTTCAGCAACGCTTTCAGAGAATGAGCCTATCGGCCGGAAATTGGACTTCCTTGTCCAGGAAATGAATAGGGAAGTCAATACAATCGGATCGAAGGCTAATGATTCCTTAATTACCAAAGATGTGGTGGAAATGAAAAGCCTGCTTGAAAAATTAAAGGAACAGGTTCAAAATATCGAGTAG
- a CDS encoding DUF370 domain-containing protein, protein MSIKLINIGFGNIVSANRIVSIVSPESAPIKRIIQDARDRGSLIDATYGRRTRAVIITDSDHVILSAVQPETVAARLQDKDDSVEEG, encoded by the coding sequence ATGTCAATTAAGCTCATTAATATTGGATTTGGGAATATCGTATCCGCAAACCGGATCGTATCCATCGTGAGTCCTGAATCGGCTCCGATTAAAAGGATCATCCAAGATGCCCGGGATCGCGGATCCTTAATAGATGCTACATACGGAAGAAGAACCAGGGCCGTTATAATTACAGACAGCGACCATGTCATCTTATCTGCCGTTCAACCGGAAACGGTTGCTGCACGGCTGCAAGATAAAGATGACAGCGTGGAAGAGGGGTAA
- the gmk gene encoding guanylate kinase yields the protein MREKGLLIVLSGPSGVGKGTVRKAIFSQPGTAFEYSISMTTRLPRHGEVDGVDYFFKKREEFEALIEEGKLLEYAEFVGNYYGTPVDYVRETIDSGKDVFLEIEVQGAKQVREKFPEGLFIFLAPPSLTELESRIVTRGTETEEAIKGRMKVAKEEIELMDLYDYVVENDHVDAACARINAIVIAEHCRRERVAKLYKKMLEAE from the coding sequence ATGAGAGAAAAAGGTTTATTAATCGTTTTGTCCGGACCATCCGGTGTTGGTAAAGGTACAGTAAGGAAGGCAATTTTTTCTCAGCCTGGAACAGCTTTTGAATATTCCATTTCGATGACGACTAGACTGCCTCGCCATGGGGAAGTGGATGGAGTGGATTATTTCTTCAAAAAGCGCGAGGAATTCGAAGCGTTGATTGAAGAAGGCAAACTGCTTGAATATGCAGAGTTTGTCGGTAATTATTATGGAACGCCAGTGGATTATGTCCGTGAAACGATCGATTCCGGAAAAGATGTTTTTCTGGAGATCGAAGTTCAAGGAGCAAAACAGGTCCGCGAGAAATTCCCTGAAGGACTTTTCATTTTCCTTGCCCCTCCAAGCTTGACCGAACTCGAAAGCCGGATCGTTACACGCGGCACCGAGACGGAGGAAGCGATAAAAGGGCGTATGAAAGTGGCCAAGGAAGAGATAGAACTTATGGATCTATATGATTATGTCGTGGAAAATGATCATGTGGATGCAGCATGTGCTAGAATTAATGCAATAGTGATTGCCGAGCATTGCCGTCGGGAAAGAGTTGCTAAGTTATATAAAAAAATGTTGGAGGCGGAATAA
- the rpoZ gene encoding DNA-directed RNA polymerase subunit omega, whose amino-acid sequence MLYPSIDSLLLKIDSKYSLVSVAAKRAREMQIKDNCLITKPVSHKAVGRALEEIHSGKLTYDNSYEEN is encoded by the coding sequence ATGTTATATCCATCAATTGATTCCCTATTATTGAAAATCGATTCTAAATACTCGCTTGTATCTGTGGCAGCTAAACGTGCCCGGGAAATGCAAATTAAAGATAATTGCCTCATCACCAAACCGGTCTCCCATAAAGCAGTGGGCCGTGCCCTTGAAGAAATTCATTCTGGCAAATTGACCTACGATAATTCTTACGAGGAAAACTAA
- the coaBC gene encoding bifunctional phosphopantothenoylcysteine decarboxylase/phosphopantothenate--cysteine ligase CoaBC, with translation MLIEKKVLLCVTGGIAVYKAAALTSKLTQEGAHVKVIMSESARQFVTPLTFQALSRNDVYTDTFDEKDSSVIAHIDLADWADIILVAPATANVIGKVANGIADDMITTTLLATEAPVWIAPAMNVHMYAHPAVQKNMETLRTFGYQFIEPGEGYLACGYVGKGRLEEPETIMEHLRNHFAERKPQLLKGKKVLITAGPTREAIDPVRYVTNHSSGKMGYALAEQAIEMGAEVTLVTGPVNLMPPLKAHVIPVESAADMHDAVLNQFDASDVVIMTAAVADYKPKFYHVQKMKKQPGENVIEFERTKDILKELGENKTHQILVGFAAETNNVEEYARGKLEKKNADMIVANNVTVAGAGFGTDTNIVTIYKKDGSAIEYPKMSKADIAKNILAELSRNQKE, from the coding sequence ATGCTTATCGAGAAAAAAGTACTTCTTTGCGTCACTGGCGGTATTGCTGTATATAAGGCTGCTGCCCTGACCAGTAAATTAACACAGGAAGGTGCACACGTAAAAGTGATCATGAGTGAATCTGCACGTCAATTCGTGACGCCGCTCACTTTCCAAGCTCTTTCGAGGAATGATGTGTACACAGATACATTTGATGAAAAGGATTCTTCTGTAATTGCCCACATCGACTTGGCTGATTGGGCTGATATCATCCTTGTGGCTCCGGCGACGGCGAATGTGATTGGCAAGGTGGCAAATGGAATCGCCGATGATATGATCACGACCACGCTGCTTGCAACGGAAGCACCTGTTTGGATAGCGCCGGCCATGAATGTTCACATGTATGCCCATCCTGCCGTTCAGAAAAACATGGAGACACTTCGTACGTTCGGATATCAATTCATTGAACCGGGGGAAGGGTATTTGGCATGCGGGTATGTAGGTAAAGGGCGGTTGGAGGAACCGGAAACGATCATGGAACACCTGAGGAATCACTTTGCCGAAAGGAAACCGCAGCTTCTTAAAGGAAAGAAAGTCCTGATAACCGCAGGTCCTACTCGCGAAGCAATCGATCCGGTACGTTATGTCACCAATCATTCCAGCGGAAAAATGGGCTATGCCTTAGCTGAGCAGGCAATCGAAATGGGTGCTGAGGTTACATTGGTGACGGGGCCCGTGAATTTGATGCCGCCCTTGAAGGCCCATGTCATTCCCGTGGAATCGGCAGCAGATATGCATGATGCCGTTCTCAATCAGTTCGATGCAAGTGATGTCGTCATCATGACCGCTGCCGTCGCAGACTATAAACCGAAGTTTTATCATGTACAGAAGATGAAAAAGCAGCCGGGAGAAAATGTGATTGAATTTGAACGGACAAAGGATATCCTTAAGGAACTCGGTGAGAATAAAACGCACCAGATCTTGGTAGGCTTTGCTGCTGAAACGAACAATGTCGAAGAATACGCAAGAGGGAAATTAGAGAAAAAGAATGCAGATATGATCGTTGCCAATAATGTGACCGTCGCAGGGGCAGGCTTTGGGACGGATACGAATATCGTGACCATTTACAAGAAAGATGGAAGTGCAATCGAGTATCCTAAAATGAGTAAAGCGGATATAGCTAAAAACATCCTGGCAGAACTATCCCGCAACCAAAAGGAATGA